CTGGTATTACTCGCTGGATCAAGTTTTTTTATGAACGACGGCCTAGTGGAATATGCACTGAATGCTATGTCATCAAGCACTACAGAGGAGCATGTAGGGATGCTTCAATTTTTTTGGCCAAGGCTCATGAAAAGCCATATTTCTTTGGTAAAGAAAACAGTCTCCGGAAAAGCATTGTCCCAGCATCGACATCAAAAGTTCCGGCTGCTAGGAAGAATCCAAAGAATTTTGTGAAATCAACCATTTTTGTCCCTCCAAAGGACGGTGTAGCTGTGAATATGAACTTTCTGCTAAAGGAGATTGTTCCGAATGAAAGTGAAGATGATATCAGACTAGGCAAAAGACAAAGAGCCATGGAAGATAATGATAAGATTCAAGATCAGAGTGACACTGCACCTTCGTCCAGTAACGTTGACATCATCATGAACAATCAAACAGCTCAGGGGGTCACAATCGGAGACACAAAGGTTGTTAacgcagaaaaggaaaaacatgttAACCCTAAACTGAGTTAATTCtgttttaatttattaatttttcattacATAAGTCGTTTTTacaaaatttattatttattgcgCATTTATTAATTCTCTCATGTATAATTAAAATTTTACGTAACATTTTTGCATGGCTTTTTAACCTGTGTTGTTATAGATCTCATACCTACCCATTAAGAATTTTTCTTCTCATTGTTTGCTTAGCTCCAATTACAAACATGAAAGTTATCTCTTGGAATGTTCAAGGTTTTAAGAATTCAGATACCAGAAACCATTTGAGTGACTTGATTAGAACCCAAAATCTAGATATCATCTTtttgcatgagaataaatttgtagTAAAAAATGCATGCCTCTCCTGAAACAATACCATTACCCAAATTGTGATTACATTGAACCACGAGGGCTCTCTGGTGGATTAGCTCTTCTCTAGAAAAATGGTTTTATCTGTGATGTTGTTGATAAATCGTATAATATGTTCAACGCAATGGTTCAAAATGATCTCAGCAagccagaaatgttgttaacTTGTATGTATGGTCACTCTAATTATACTAGGAAAAAAGAACAATGGAACTATATTCATCAAATAAGCACTGAAAATTCTAGTCCCTGGTTAGTCATAGGAGACCTAAATTTCCATTTGACTGATAATGAGAATCATGCTTCTTCTTCCACAAATAGTTGGGTGAACAAAATTATTTCTACATGTGGTCTAGAGGATATAGGATTTGTTGGTAAAACCTATACTTGGACCAATAACAACATGGGTACATGCACAAAAAGATCTAGAATTGACATGGCCATAGGTAACATTAGCTGGTCACTAAACTTTCCCAATAGCAAACTCTTCCATCTTAATCAAGTAGGAAGTGATCATAGTCCTATCATAATAAAAACTAATGCTAATGCTCCCAGTTGTTGGAAACCTTTCAAGTTCTTCCTCACTTGGTTGAATGATGCTTCTTGTGCCACCATTATTGCTAATGCTTGGAAATCTAGTGTCAATGGCTCTCCTGCTTTTCAGTTAGTTAACAAACTTCACATCACAAGGAAGATGTTATCCTTATGGAATAAAGAACATTTTGGTGACATTAACCAAAAAGTAGACAAGTTGCAGAAAGAGTTAAGCATTCTCCAAGAAGGTTCTTCAGGTTCAAGCGCAAATGATAAAGTTCTCAACATCAACAGGGAACTAAGCAAATGGCACAAGATCAAAAGTGAATTCTATCAACAGAAGTCTAGAGATCATTTCATCAAGGACATGGACAACGACAGTAGTTACTTCCATTCCAAAGTCAACAAAAGGAAATCCAGAAATAACATAGACTCCATACAAGACAGTGATAACAAATGGATGTTAACAAGGGAGTATATTTCATCTCATTTGACAGATCATTTCAAAAGTAATAGTACTTCTACTAATCCAGTTCTTGATGAAAGTTTTTATTCTGTTCTTCCTTCTATCATATCAGCTGAAGATAATGTTTTGCTCACTAGAATACCTTCTAATGATGAAATTTTTATCATATCTTAAAAGTATGGAGAATTGGAGTGCTCCTGGCCCTGAAGGATTTCAAGCAGGATTCTATAAAAGTCAATGGCACATTGTGGGAGATGATGTTTGTTCAATGGTTAAGATATTCTTTGAAACAAAACACATACTTAAACAAATCAACAAAACTTACATCTTTATTATTCCTAAGAAGAAGAAGGCAGTCAATGCAGGTGACTTCAGACCCATTGGATTATGTAATACTTCTTACAAGATCATCTCCAAAGTCATTGTCAATAGAATTAAGCCCATTATGGATAGAATAATATCTCATGTTCGGGCAGCTTATGTCTCAGGGAGACTAATAGTGATAACACTGTTATTGCTCAAGAAATTATTCattcaatgaagaagaaaagaggagaAACTGGTTGGCTGGCCTTAAAACTAGacatgtcaaaagcctttgacaggtTGGAGTGGTCTTTCTTGATTAAGGTATTTCAGTATTTTGGTTTTTCTAATGATTTCTGTGAGTTAATTTATCAGTGTATTAGTACTACTTCATTATCAGTCATGCTCAATGGTTCTCCTTGTGAAGATTTCAGTCCAACAAGAGGCATTAGGCAGGGTGATCCACTATCCCCATATTTGTTCAGTTTATCAATGGAATATCTTTCAAGACATCTCACAAATGCTCTACAAGATAAGTCCATAAAAGGAATTAAAGTGGCTGCTCTTTCTCCATCCATTAATCAtttgctttttgcagatgattgcttgatctttactcaagcaaactatACTTCAGTTACCAAATTATTGGAGTTACTTCACAACTTCAGCTTTCAATCAGGTCAACTAACCAATGTTGAGAAATCTGCAATGAATTTCAGTAAGAAGACAAAACCAGAAGTTGTTGAGTCCCTAATCCAAATTCTTGGGGTTAAAATCATGAGTTCTAAAGAAAAGTATCTAGGATCTCCATTGATTCTTGGACACTCTAAACAAGAATCTTTTAAATCCATTAAGGAAAATTTTGAAACCAGATTCTCTGCATGGTCAAGTACATCTCTCTCTCAAGCTGTCAGAGGCATCATGGTTAAGCATGTACTTAACTCAGTTCCAGTCTACCAAATGGGTACATTCAAGCTTCCCTATAATCTTATACATCAGCTGACTACAatagaaaagaattttttttggggTTATAACAATAATAGAGGATCAAATCCCGTAGCATGGATTAATGTATGTACTCCTAAGGAATTAGGTGAACTTgctttcagggacttagaaaagCTGAATCTTGCTCTTATTACAAAGCTTGCATGGAGAATATGCACAGATTCAAGTAGTTTAATGTCTCAAGTACTGTGCAGCAAATACTTCAAAAGTGGTTATTTAATTCATCAAAATATCACAGTCAAAAATTGTTCTTACACTTGGAATGGAATTTCTAAGGGTATTGAAATAGTGAAGCAGAACTACTTCATGGAGATAAATAATGGGCAGAAGACTAAAATCTGTAAGGACATATGGATACCTGGTGTGTCACACCCACCATTACCCATTAGTGATCTTTATAGATTCTATGAAGATGTTGTTGAGTTATATTTGCCTAACACTAGTCAGTGGAACCTTCCTCTTCTGAATACTTTATTTGATGCTGATACTGTTTTAAAAATACAGTCTTTCCTCATAGACTGTACAAAGGAAGATGTAATGCTATGGATGCCATATAAAGATGGTAAGTTCTCTGTCAAAAGTACCTATAAGATGTTAACTTTCAGTAGTAGAGAAGTACAAGTAAATGGAGTGATTGTTGATGCCAGAGTTTGGAAGACATTATGGAGAAGTCAAGCTGCTCACAGAATCAAGTTATTCATTTGAAAATGCATAAGAGGTATCAATGTTACTAAAAGAAAGAGGGTTCTTTATAATCCTGATGCAGACACTCATTGTGACACATGTGGTCATGATTTAGAAGACATGGAACATATAATCTTTGAATGTAGACATGCCAGATCAGTATGGAGAGGAATAAATATTAACATAGATGCAGTTAGAGATAACTGCAACTCTGTGTCAGAATGGGTAATCAGCTGGTTTACTTCTAACGAGCCTATAGAAAATTCTAGATGGCTACTCTCACTTATGATTGGAACATGGATTTTGTGGAAGGATAGGTGTGATGTCGTTTTTCAGGGAGTAACTCTAAACCCTCATACATCAGTGCATAAATAAATTATCATTTAGCCTCTCATATGCATTGCATTGATCCAACCATTCCTGTGACTCTTATTTCCAGTAGTAATGACTCTCGATGGAAACCACCAGCTGTAGGTGTTATGAAGTATAATATCGATGGTTCTTTTGATCATGATTCTAATAAGTTTGGAACTGGCATTGTCTTACGTGATCATACAGGTACCTGTCTTGGAATTAAAGGGAGCAGTGGAAATGGAGCATTGAATCCAGAAGCAGTGGAATGCATGGAAGTTAGGGAAGCGTTATCCTGGGCCAAAGAAAGGAATCACCCATCCATCCAAATTGAAGCAGATGCTAAGTTAGTTATTGACTCCATTAATGGGAATGTTTTACTCATTCAGTGGGAGAATAAAAAcctaataaaagagattaaacaTCTTATCTCTAGTTTTTACATTTGTGAGTTTGTTTATGTAAGTCGAGATAATAATCAAGTTGTTGATGCCGTTGCCAAGAATGTCAGGCATACAACTAAAACTCTTGAAATATTTGGAGAGTTTGATCCTGCTATATGTGTTCTTCTAGAAAAAGATCACAATAGCAgctaaaattaataaaattttctttatataaaaaagaaaaagaaaatacctTCGTGCTTTAATTatttagtttcaaaaaaatattattttcactTGATTTTGTTTGATCTTGACTGTTTGTTACTTGTTTATCATATTCGATCTGTAATAATTTTAATTACCAAAATTTTAAACTAAATTACAAATGTGTTTGGGATGTAAGCTTGCTAACAGATTGTGTGTGAACAAAGGTATATTGGTCCGAGTTGGAAAAAATAAATTGAGCCAACCTAATAAGCAAGTCTAATATACGATTTAATCTTTCCTCATAGCTTTCCCTCCAACAAAAATCATACAAATACGTAGTTTaatgggtgttgatggtggattttagttcagggctaaaattgtaaaatcaaatttatgcactgacatcctgtaaaggataaagccactgataagtgatgaatacatcctcacttcgctaatttacctagtgttgatggtggattttcattaaaggctaaaattgtaaaggccgaaattatgcgctaatattctgcaaaggataaagccaatgataaaatggtgaatacttcctcactataaacttatagcattatcaattaatgcatgaccagccttgtattttctgtactgctctactctcattattggtgcggcatgacgactgagtgttgctctcagcagagcaacacgaatctccaagcgttaataatgaagcatatacgaaatacccgtacaggctgcaattctcggagtgttatactaacccgatcgagcatctggactgtctacgtcagtcttggaaataataccgaccacgcaagtcggctacataggtgcaaagtcacgcctgacaaaataatcaccaaacgccagcccagaatgggatatccagactggtgtggagcatcttggaaaagatcgtgcgcacaagaccgcctacgacagtctcaaattcatcatgaccgtccaacttcactagcatggttggacggcgtaaattatcccatgaccggttaggcaaagcttgtcctgtacaccgacagaccttcttcctacctacatgaccgactcttccctaacctgaacagattgcaatatacgattttcCGAAGTTGGGTCAGCTTGGAGAATTCagggtcgcagaaaagtccactaaaaacctaaaattgatcacgaccatccaacttcaccaacatggttggatggcttagatttaccctgagatggtcggacacataccaccgcactcagcaccggcctaataagtgccccacatgatcggcctctccagatgaggtatataacacgtattttcggttagccaaactagctaacacgcgaccggccaaaaaccctaattagggttttctgtcgcaaatcaatcacgagcgtccattttctcctgctcgaatggagggtccaggaatagactaagtaggtccggtgagtatcaacacgattaTTGTGGTCCTACCTATCTCCAcaaccgatcggccaaggcataccatggatggttgcctcgattcgcatgcccaaactaggcgtggtcacacttcccaattgcgaaccaatctcgaccactcaacttcgccggaaaaattgagtggcttagatcacactctATGGGAAAATAAGGTACAAACGTGTACATCAGCCCCCcatctgcacgcctgactgatcggccaagaccgactaggcttggtcgtctcgaaacgcgctcccgaagtaggcatgacgcgcgacctttgcggcatgagatttctgttgcaaatcaatctcagccattcctctttgcctgacaaattcagtggtctagattgcacctttatgagacagtgaggtataggcgcctacaccagcatgccgtctacacgcatgcccgatcggccctgccaaatattctcccatgcttggattcgaccaagctaaaggttggtgtttgagcacctcctaaaccctaatccaacggtcgcagatgtgggtcgcatccatctcgtccgtctaacttcaccatcttggacggacaacctaagacaggagttgggtgaccagtgaggcatcaccacgatcaccgtccaccactcttccacacaaagtgatcggccaagtcaggacttacctgtacagcctccaaacggtcactcgaagatggatagacatgcatctattttaagacgcttaatcgtgacttactccgtaaggccttaaaacaacgatgcttcacacatgctgattatattcgatgcattacctgcatagaatacacacaatatttcacaaatatcgacttcctaaataacttagttatttaatctagcatcacatgctaccttttgtgggtcccacgatccacacactcgagacattaatcatctcacaaactgggggatacataccgggtattggtctggcggtttacagcgtgcagcgcacaacgcgccatcacaaggaCGTGTCatgaagacatggacggttagtgatgatgggagaagtgggcaagactaatcgtgtgacactaacacacgcaactccactactccatcactccactttctccacttcccatgagagacgtgggtaaggctcaatgacttgtataaataagttctcctccctatttcaaaaccacacaagacaacagaaaccaagtgttgataaaaTCGTATTCAAAcatcagaactgatagcttacattttttaagccagttcagctttctgataaaagtcatacacagccaacaccttcacaatctcaacacctgcttcgcttccctccctaagatcaaccccatctccttcaatttgtgaccgtagcaagtctggaacgaccatttcttggtttaggacagagttgtacagatttatttctcgaatcacaagcactcccgtgcagtgcatttgtttagggtttagattcatttctcatccacacaccccaaattaccaaaaccggaagaaatagttttcacccataaactattggcgaccacagtgggagattaatctctcggttgaaaaatcaattttcaaatccaattcaatcttatcaatttcgaaatggtggatcttaggtctgggtcaacaaccaatcctgacgggactagcgctgacaacactctcggtgttgatatcccaatcagtggtatcaccgtgcagccagtcaataccatcaatgtatctcttGGAATTACTTCCTATACTatcagcaccagcggagcaggaggatatattccattgggcgtgacacctcctatcaccagagccagagctgccacaaaccctggcatctcttcaagtgtaacgcctccagccgtcaccagagcaacttccaccccttcatcaggACAAGGAGCtagaggagcaagaggaggaccatctcccattaccaccgtagatttgatggagaggcaggaagtccttgctaagactcaaacggatatggctgcaactcagaaagaggtgctcacttttcttaaagcattaactgatcgattgccacaagagacacgacagcccctggagccaacaaggaacgcattcaacgcacccgaagaaggtacttcagcagcgcgggcctacatggacctgatcaaagaagcgataaacgacatactcgatctcctcatcaagatgacatcagatatgagcggtcctgtcatggagactcctacattGGGAACTGATCCttacaacgatcctcctcaagtcaatatttTCAGTATGAACCAGataccggtggatcaggaagcggctttaGTGGAAGGTTTATGCGAActcttacacctctcgaagaatcatcgggcggagacgtttgctgcaatcaaccagagggaGGTCACAACTGGGCCCTACATATTACTACACGCATCAAGGATTTAGATTTCAAGAGAGCCcccatcgacacaggagcgtcttcgaatgtgattaccctcaagactctcaggaaaGCCAAGGTCCTCCCGTGCAAGATCGTACgacatcctaccacaatgacatactttgaaggaaaccagactagCACATATGGTATCgtcccttcaacatatcaccagtgcctgaagactatgttgaatgaagaagtcgtacgtattcctgcatcatcgtCTCCATAAGCACCAATATGCGGGGTGGAACTGTTCGAACCGAGGGAAGCTCCACAGGAAGAATCAGACAAGgaccattgcatcccactccccacatgggcgtcaatccaggaggaggatcgactcgcatcattgagggctaagccccacgacgcatctttgctgaagaaacattcttcttcatccggtgaagccgaaacccatgttcacaccaagagggaacgaacatttgtggcgagtcgtgaccagaaagggaaaatggTATATCGAAACTTCCATTATCAATTAGCaggagagactgttacccagtctctccacccaatggaatgctacaacagaAACGAACCACAAGAAGAAGTGTTAGATGCTCCacaacagctgcaagatggcaccaactccacaactgatgagattgaaatcgttgaggaatctcctaggcctatctccatcagctcaaccttgtgtatggatgaacgcacgaagctcgtggaacttctcaaagagtaccaggacatattcgcttggaggtatgaagaaatgccagatttagatgaaaattggtcacccatcatctacatggcATACCTAgatccaagccggttaaacagttgcagttcagacacgaggaaaatggacagatcagatGTTGCATGGATTTCAGAGGCTTGAACATATGCTGCCCCAAAAACGAtcctcctctacctaacatcgacatgttagtagatgcaaccagcggacacgacatgttctcctccatggatggatgtagcagCTACAActagataaggatgtacgagcatgacacaagtaagatagcttttcgaactcctctcgggaaTTTTTATTATACagtactgccatttggttt
This is a stretch of genomic DNA from Papaver somniferum cultivar HN1 chromosome 1, ASM357369v1, whole genome shotgun sequence. It encodes these proteins:
- the LOC113350496 gene encoding uncharacterized protein LOC113350496, which translates into the protein MVYTEKQWGFQQFWIQLPFLLPEHMNVDAVTKIREIMGEVVALEPKDAIPVGSDLVKVCVNIDLTNPLRRGVKTITNAGITRWIKFFYERRPSGICTECYVIKHYRGACRDASIFLAKAHEKPYFFGKENSLRKSIVPASTSKVPAARKNPKNFVKSTIFVPPKDGVAVNMNFLLKEIVPNESEDDIRLGKRQRAMEDNDKIQDQSDTAPSSSNVDIIMNNQTAQGVTIGDTKVVNAEKEKHVNPKLS
- the LOC113350518 gene encoding uncharacterized protein LOC113350518 — translated: MHCIDPTIPVTLISSSNDSRWKPPAVGVMKYNIDGSFDHDSNKFGTGIVLRDHTGTCLGIKGSSGNGALNPEAVECMEVREALSWAKERNHPSIQIEADAKLVIDSINGNVLLIQWENKNLIKEIKHLISSFYICEFVYVSRDNNQVVDAVAKNVRHTTKTLEIFGEFDPAICVLLEKDHNSS